Genomic DNA from Patescibacteria group bacterium:
TTACAACTGTTTCACCATAGGCACCAGAAATTATCGACAAACGACAGTCAATATTTTTTGAATTGAACGTAATACTAAAACGTCCATCGATGGTTGGTTGCTTAATATTTGTAGCAATACCAGCTGTTGATTTTATTTTAGATAAAATTTGAATATAATTCTCCTTTGTTACATCAGAAACATCGGACAAAATACCATCAATTCTAAAACGCACCTTAACGCCGTTTTCTATCGGCTCGATATGAATATCACCTGCCTCCACCTTTATCGCTAAAGCTAAAATGTAATTTAACATCTCGCCAGAAGAGGAGTTTTTGATAATACCCCCTGACTTTAGAATATCGCTAGACACTCCGCCCATTTTTATCAATGTCTCGTCTGACAAAACAAAGCCCCGTCCAAGTGTCTTGGATACAACTACGTCATACAAGGCATCAACATATTCAAACTTGCCAATCACACGATAAACTTCTTCCAAACTAGTAACACCGTCCATACACTTCAAAACTCCGTCTTGCAACATCGTCACCATTCCATTCTCAATCGCCTGATACAATATCTTAAACGCCGGCGCCCCATTATCAGCCAGTTCCTTAACATCATCACTCATAGTCAAGATTTCATAAATACCTATTCGCCCCTTATAGCCTGTCCCGCCACATTTCTCACAACCAGCTCCCGCCTTAAAAATCTTTGGCAATTCGTTGGGAATATTCACTTCCGCTTTCGGAGATATTACCGCTAATATTTTTTGTACCAATTGCTTCTCTTCCGCCGTTAAGACATGTTCAACTTTGCAATTATTACAGACCTTTCTAATCAATCTTTGTCCGATTAAAGCATTAATAGATGGCGTCAAAAAATAAGATTTAACTCCCATGTCAATCAAGCGTGGAATTACACCGGCTGCGTCATTAGTGTGCAAGGTCGACAGAACCAAATGCCCGGTCAAGCTCGCCTGAATGGCAATCTCAGCTGTTTCTAAATCACGAATTTCTCCAACCATCACCACATCCGGATCTTGACGCAAAACCGAACGAAGACCATTTGCAAAAGTATAACCCTTCTTTTCATCAATCTGACTTTGGTTAATACCCTTCAATTGATATTCAATCGGATTTTCCAAGGTAATAATCTTTGTATTCTCTGTATTTAAAGTATTTAAAATCGCGTACAAGGAAGTTGTCTTACCAGAGCCAGTCGGACCAGTAGTCAAAATCATTCCATTCGGCTTGACCATTTCTTTTTTTAAAATTTCAAACTCACGCGCACGTAAGCCTAATTGCTCAAAACCAAGCGTAACTGAATCAGAAAACAACAAACGCATTACCACGCTCTCTCCATAAGACGTTGGCAAAAAAGAAGCACGTACGTCTATCTTTTTTTCATTCAAAAAAATCGTAAACCGTCCATCCTGTGGTTTGTTTTCAATATTTATTTTCACCTTTGCCAATAACTTCATTCTAGAAATTATCTTTTTCCATTTATCCTTATCAATCACCGCTGCATCATGCAACACCCCGTCAATTCTATAACGAATCACAATGCCTTTTTCTTCTGCCTCAATGTGAATATCACTGGAGTTCATTTTTATCGAAGCTGCTAAAATTAAAGTAACAACATCAGAAATATTTACTTCATTGATTTTTTTATCTAAACTTTTATAATCATTTATCTCTTGTTCGAATTTTTCTACATCCGCACCCTTAATTTCTACACCATTAACTAATTTTTTTATTTTAGGCAAGC
This window encodes:
- a CDS encoding GspE/PulE family protein, whose protein sequence is MQSIEDLISSSSGGFVDEDSTEGVFAKKQKGMKIKEKERVAEQMAVGLGVPYINLFGFPISAEALSLIDEKIAIQEKIVCFFYDGENIRIAATNPDNPVVLKKMEEICAEKYSKGAIYLISDNSLIYALKQYASLPKIKKLVNGVEIKGADVEKFEQEINDYKSLDKKINEVNISDVVTLILAASIKMNSSDIHIEAEEKGIVIRYRIDGVLHDAAVIDKDKWKKIISRMKLLAKVKINIENKPQDGRFTIFLNEKKIDVRASFLPTSYGESVVMRLLFSDSVTLGFEQLGLRAREFEILKKEMVKPNGMILTTGPTGSGKTTSLYAILNTLNTENTKIITLENPIEYQLKGINQSQIDEKKGYTFANGLRSVLRQDPDVVMVGEIRDLETAEIAIQASLTGHLVLSTLHTNDAAGVIPRLIDMGVKSYFLTPSINALIGQRLIRKVCNNCKVEHVLTAEEKQLVQKILAVISPKAEVNIPNELPKIFKAGAGCEKCGGTGYKGRIGIYEILTMSDDVKELADNGAPAFKILYQAIENGMVTMLQDGVLKCMDGVTSLEEVYRVIGKFEYVDALYDVVVSKTLGRGFVLSDETLIKMGGVSSDILKSGGIIKNSSSGEMLNYILALAIKVEAGDIHIEPIENGVKVRFRIDGILSDVSDVTKENYIQILSKIKSTAGIATNIKQPTIDGRFSITFNSKNIDCRLSIISGAYGETVVIRMLTSQAAELKMEDLGIRPYSLEKINKAIHKSKGIVITTGPTGSGKTTTLYSALNKLNSPDVKIMTIEDPIEYHLNGILQTQIDSAGGYTFGMAIRSFMRQNPNIIMVGEIRDAETAKVAIEASLTGHLVLSTIHANSAAGAIARFVGLGMDRQALASSMECSIGQRLVRRVCQKCKKEIELDEVLLKEVQNILAGINKDLNIQIPTELKFYKGEGCPECSGIGYKGRIGIYEAISMDDEMQKIIQIDNVTNADIEENAVKNGTVLMIQDGILKALEGETTVEEVLRVAR